One genomic window of Trichlorobacter lovleyi includes the following:
- a CDS encoding ATP-binding cassette domain-containing protein has translation MALITLRDISLAFGGPPLFDGINLQIEPGDRLCLMGRNGTGKSTLMKLISGEIPPEGGEVIRSQGLRVALVSQEIPQEVAGTVFEVVAQHPHAAAGAEQWEHEQQVERVLNRLHLEPEAEFATLSGGTKRRVLLARALVAAPDILLLDEPTNHLDIETILWLEEFLARNITTCIFVTHDRAFARRLANRIAELDRGRIYAFSCGYDQFVDRREALLEAEITRMALFDKKLAQEEAWIRQGIKARRTRNEGRVRALKALREEYRQRRTRQGTATIRLQEAERSGRLVIEAEQVGFSYGDRTVIRDLSTTIMRGDKLGIIGPNGSGKTTLLRLLLGELEPGTGSIRQGTRLEVLYMDQMRDQLDPQKSVAENVGEGNDTLVIGGKSRHIIGYLQDFLFSPERARSPVSILSGGERNRLLLAKLFTKPGNVLVLDEPTNDLDAETLELLEDLLMEYSGTLLLVSHDREFLNNVVSSTLAINSDGTVKETVGGYDDWLREQQLEAAPPVAAKPVQEKGKPQKERPRKLSFKEERELEALPERITTLEAEQEQLHSTLADPEFYKSAGAEVARLNSRLEELEAELLAAYERWEELEALR, from the coding sequence ATGGCCCTGATTACCCTGCGCGACATATCCCTGGCCTTTGGCGGCCCTCCGCTGTTTGACGGCATCAACCTGCAGATCGAACCGGGGGACCGGCTCTGTCTGATGGGCAGAAACGGTACCGGTAAATCCACCCTGATGAAACTGATCAGCGGAGAGATCCCGCCTGAAGGGGGTGAAGTCATCCGCAGCCAGGGATTACGGGTTGCGCTGGTCTCCCAGGAGATCCCCCAGGAGGTGGCCGGTACGGTCTTTGAGGTGGTGGCACAGCATCCCCATGCTGCAGCCGGTGCTGAGCAGTGGGAACATGAACAGCAGGTGGAACGGGTGCTGAACCGGCTGCATCTGGAGCCTGAGGCGGAGTTTGCCACGCTATCCGGCGGCACCAAGCGGCGGGTGCTGCTGGCCCGTGCCCTGGTGGCAGCACCGGATATCCTGCTTTTGGACGAACCAACCAACCACCTGGATATTGAAACCATCCTCTGGCTGGAGGAGTTTCTGGCCAGAAACATCACCACCTGCATCTTTGTCACCCACGACCGTGCCTTTGCCCGGCGGCTGGCGAATAGAATTGCCGAGCTGGACCGGGGTAGAATCTACGCCTTTTCCTGTGGTTACGACCAGTTTGTGGATCGTCGCGAGGCACTGCTGGAGGCGGAGATCACCCGGATGGCCCTGTTTGACAAGAAGCTGGCCCAGGAAGAGGCCTGGATCCGCCAGGGGATCAAGGCCCGCCGCACCCGCAACGAAGGCAGGGTCCGGGCACTGAAGGCACTGCGGGAGGAATACCGCCAGCGCCGTACCCGCCAGGGCACCGCAACCATCCGGCTGCAGGAGGCAGAACGCTCCGGCCGGCTGGTGATCGAGGCGGAACAGGTCGGCTTCAGCTATGGCGACCGGACGGTGATCCGCGACCTCTCCACCACCATCATGCGGGGTGACAAACTGGGGATCATCGGCCCCAACGGTTCCGGCAAGACCACTCTGCTGCGGCTGTTGCTGGGTGAGTTGGAGCCCGGGACCGGCTCAATCCGGCAGGGTACCCGGCTGGAGGTGCTCTACATGGATCAGATGCGTGACCAGCTTGATCCCCAGAAGAGCGTGGCTGAAAACGTGGGGGAAGGGAACGACACCCTGGTGATTGGCGGCAAATCACGTCATATTATCGGCTACCTGCAGGATTTTCTGTTCTCGCCGGAACGGGCCCGTTCACCGGTTTCAATCCTCTCCGGCGGCGAACGCAACCGGCTGCTGCTGGCCAAGCTGTTCACCAAGCCGGGCAACGTACTGGTGCTGGACGAGCCGACCAACGACCTGGATGCCGAGACCCTGGAGCTGCTGGAGGACCTGCTGATGGAGTACAGCGGCACCCTGCTGCTGGTCAGCCACGACCGGGAGTTCCTGAACAACGTGGTCAGCTCCACCCTGGCGATCAACAGCGACGGCACGGTCAAGGAGACCGTCGGCGGCTATGATGACTGGCTGCGGGAGCAACAGCTTGAGGCTGCCCCGCCCGTTGCAGCCAAACCGGTTCAGGAAAAGGGCAAACCGCAGAAAGAGCGGCCCCGCAAACTCTCTTTCAAGGAAGAGCGTGAACTGGAGGCACTGCCGGAGCGGATCACCACCCTTGAAGCGGAACAGGAGCAGCTCCACAGCACCCTGGCTGATCCTGAATTCTATAAAAGCGCCGGGGCCGAGGTGGCACGCCTCAACAGCCGCCTGGAAGAGCTGGAGGCAGAGCTGCTGGCTGCCTACGAACGCTGGGAAGAGCTGGAGGCGCTGCGGTGA
- a CDS encoding class I SAM-dependent rRNA methyltransferase, whose protein sequence is MEQRTVGADTVRMLELGHPWIIADNFTKRWPKGKAGDLVQLTDERGRPLAIALLDPADRIVARVLAHHSMQLDRGWIKKRLQAAITLRERYADLADTSAYRLVNAEGDGLPGLTVDRYADYLMIQLYCEGWRPHLKLVTSALQELLNPTGIYEKARPQNTRELEAVSDSKKYGRLLAGSAAPQRLEVEENGLTFLVSLEEGLNTGLFLDQRENRRCLMPRMAGKRFLNLFAYTGAFSVAAAASGASQVTSVDVSPGYTDWNRANFNANRLNPKRHRFLVGDCMAKLAELAGSTEQFDIILMDPPSFSTTTKGRFTTRGGTSDLVAACLPLLTDGGLLICSSNHQKTDLADYLKELRRGALQAKAELRVIEQKGQPVDFPYPVTLPEGRYLKYLVCVKG, encoded by the coding sequence ATGGAACAACGAACCGTAGGAGCTGATACAGTCAGGATGCTGGAACTGGGGCACCCCTGGATCATTGCGGACAATTTCACCAAGCGTTGGCCCAAGGGTAAAGCCGGCGATCTGGTACAGCTGACTGATGAGCGGGGCAGACCACTGGCCATTGCCCTGCTGGACCCGGCTGACCGGATCGTGGCACGGGTGCTTGCCCATCATTCGATGCAGCTGGATCGCGGCTGGATCAAAAAGCGGCTGCAGGCCGCCATCACCCTGCGGGAACGGTATGCCGACCTGGCTGACACCAGCGCCTACCGCCTGGTGAATGCCGAGGGAGACGGCCTGCCCGGCCTGACCGTGGACCGCTATGCAGACTACCTGATGATCCAGCTCTACTGCGAAGGCTGGCGACCCCACCTGAAACTGGTGACCAGCGCACTTCAGGAACTGCTGAACCCGACTGGCATCTACGAAAAGGCGCGTCCGCAGAACACCCGTGAACTGGAGGCGGTCAGTGACAGCAAGAAGTATGGCAGACTGCTGGCAGGCAGCGCTGCACCGCAACGGCTGGAGGTAGAGGAAAACGGTCTGACCTTTCTGGTTTCACTGGAAGAAGGGCTCAACACCGGACTGTTTCTGGACCAACGGGAAAACCGCCGTTGTCTGATGCCCCGCATGGCAGGCAAGCGCTTCCTGAACCTGTTTGCCTACACCGGTGCCTTTTCCGTTGCTGCTGCCGCAAGCGGTGCAAGCCAGGTCACTTCGGTGGATGTCTCTCCCGGCTACACTGACTGGAACCGGGCTAATTTCAACGCCAACCGGCTGAATCCTAAAAGGCACCGCTTCCTGGTGGGGGACTGCATGGCCAAACTCGCAGAACTGGCTGGCAGTACCGAGCAGTTTGACATCATCCTGATGGACCCCCCCTCTTTCTCCACCACCACCAAGGGGCGCTTTACCACCCGTGGCGGCACCAGCGACCTAGTGGCAGCCTGCCTGCCATTACTGACCGATGGTGGCCTGCTGATCTGCTCCTCCAATCACCAGAAGACAGATCTGGCTGACTACCTGAAGGAGCTGCGTCGTGGTGCCCTGCAGGCCAAAGCTGAACTGCGAGTAATTGAGCAAAAGGGACAACCGGTTGACTTCCCCTACCCGGTTACCCTGCCTGAAGGTCGCTATCTGAAGTATCTGGTCTGTGTGAAGGGATAG
- a CDS encoding DEAD/DEAH box helicase, with protein sequence MKNTDVSFDSLGLRPELLSAIATLGYSSPTPIQAEAIPVIFEGGDLLAGAQTGTGKTAAFALPIVQMLGEHIPAEKRRKPRALVLVPTRELAAQVSDEMNRYARRLSLRSTMIYGGVTIQAQIERLHRGVDIVVATPGRLLDHAERGTIDLSRIKFLVLDEADRMLDLGFIDDIKKVAEYLPAKHQALLFSATYSPTIKQLADQLLDHPKRVEVARRTLTAEAVTQAVYQVERSRKREMLSFLIRKNGWNQVLVFTRTRYGADKLTEELQFDGIKAAAIHSNKSQSIRTRTLAEFKQGLFRVLAATDVAARGLDIERLPHVINYDLPQVPEDYVHRIGRTGRAGEEGIAISLVSPEEQVLLAAIEKLVKQSIPRQSLAEFPQYAVRRTVKAKEGKLAKEQAKPKKAEVKAATPRRKKVVPERPAPKTGRRGQRSSR encoded by the coding sequence GTGAAAAACACTGACGTCTCCTTTGATTCCCTTGGTCTGCGCCCTGAACTGCTGAGCGCGATTGCCACCCTGGGGTACAGCAGCCCCACCCCGATTCAGGCCGAGGCGATCCCGGTAATCTTTGAGGGGGGCGACCTGCTGGCCGGAGCCCAGACCGGTACCGGCAAGACCGCAGCCTTTGCCCTGCCGATCGTCCAGATGCTGGGTGAACATATCCCCGCGGAAAAACGGCGCAAACCCCGTGCCCTGGTACTGGTGCCCACCCGCGAACTGGCTGCCCAGGTCAGCGACGAGATGAACCGCTATGCCCGCCGCCTGTCGCTGCGCTCCACCATGATCTACGGCGGGGTGACCATCCAGGCCCAGATCGAGCGGCTGCACCGCGGCGTGGACATTGTGGTGGCAACGCCGGGACGGCTGCTGGATCACGCCGAGCGGGGCACGATTGACCTCTCGCGGATCAAGTTTCTGGTGCTGGATGAGGCAGACCGGATGCTGGACCTGGGCTTTATCGACGACATCAAAAAGGTGGCCGAGTACCTGCCTGCCAAGCATCAGGCCCTGCTATTCTCGGCCACCTACTCCCCAACCATCAAACAGTTGGCTGATCAACTGCTGGATCACCCCAAACGGGTTGAGGTGGCGCGCCGTACCCTGACCGCCGAGGCCGTGACCCAGGCAGTCTACCAGGTGGAGCGCAGCCGCAAGCGTGAGATGCTGTCGTTCCTGATCCGCAAAAACGGCTGGAACCAGGTGCTGGTCTTTACCCGTACCCGCTACGGCGCAGACAAACTGACCGAGGAGCTGCAGTTTGACGGGATCAAGGCCGCAGCCATCCACAGCAACAAGAGCCAGTCAATCCGCACCCGCACCCTGGCGGAATTCAAACAGGGGCTGTTCCGGGTACTGGCGGCAACCGATGTGGCTGCCCGCGGCCTGGATATTGAACGGCTGCCCCATGTGATCAACTATGACCTGCCCCAGGTGCCTGAAGATTATGTACACCGGATCGGCCGCACCGGCCGGGCCGGAGAAGAGGGGATCGCCATTTCGCTGGTCAGCCCGGAAGAACAGGTCCTGTTGGCTGCCATCGAAAAGCTGGTCAAGCAGAGTATTCCGCGCCAGAGCCTGGCAGAGTTTCCTCAGTATGCGGTGAGACGGACCGTGAAGGCAAAGGAAGGCAAGCTGGCTAAAGAACAGGCCAAGCCAAAGAAGGCAGAGGTTAAAGCTGCCACCCCCAGGCGGAAAAAGGTGGTGCCGGAGCGTCCTGCCCCCAAGACCGGCCGCCGGGGGCAGCGCTCAAGCAGATAG
- the cydD gene encoding thiol reductant ABC exporter subunit CydD, with the protein MTEKQDNIPNQPTPEAWLRQQARTVKGSMLAAILAAFGGGLLIILQARLLALVCQRAVIEGIGLAPLLPLLAWVGAVALLRGLAAYLSEHAAIKAAAQVRQQVRTALYQRLLLLRPTGMAGEVGPLTEVVTAGVEGLEAYIARFLPQMVLAGLLPLAVLLVVLPSEWRSSLVLIFSAPFIPLLMVLIGKGTETLNRRQFARLSRMAGHLLDLVQGLPDLKIFGAAKREAELVAQVSDQYRTGTMAVLRVAFLSAFTLEFFSTVGTAVVAVIIGFRLLAGNLSLLDGLFVLLLAPEYYLPLRNLGLAYHSRMNGMAAAERIIPLLAENKKAFNTETQRHRENRTKEKSTNKEFHSVPPCLRVSDSEGFNPFAPEIICDSVSFRYGGQRGGVQDITLTIPAGSIVALAGASGSGKSTLARLLLGLAQPESGQILVNSVDLAQLDQAAWRSQLAWVPQQPFFFSATIRENLLLGRPDADDQAIQQALEAAALTGVISALPEGLATRLGDRGAGLSGGELRRLALARVFLRDASLVMLDEPTAGLDAENEQLVLAAMEQLAVGRTMLIISHREATISRCQQVVVLAAGRLEQVTTSREYLEVAP; encoded by the coding sequence TTGACTGAAAAACAGGACAACATACCAAACCAGCCCACCCCTGAAGCCTGGCTACGACAGCAGGCCCGCACTGTCAAAGGCAGCATGCTGGCGGCTATCCTGGCTGCCTTTGGCGGTGGTCTGCTGATCATCCTGCAGGCACGGTTACTGGCCCTGGTCTGCCAGCGAGCCGTGATTGAGGGGATCGGCCTGGCTCCGCTGCTGCCGCTGCTGGCATGGGTAGGGGCCGTCGCGCTGCTGCGGGGCCTGGCTGCCTATCTGAGTGAACATGCCGCCATCAAGGCGGCAGCACAGGTCAGGCAGCAGGTCCGCACTGCCCTGTACCAACGGCTGTTGCTGCTGCGCCCCACCGGCATGGCCGGTGAAGTGGGACCATTGACCGAGGTAGTTACTGCTGGCGTGGAAGGGCTTGAGGCCTATATTGCCCGCTTTCTGCCCCAGATGGTGTTGGCTGGTCTGTTGCCGCTGGCAGTGCTGCTGGTGGTACTGCCCTCAGAGTGGCGTTCCTCACTGGTACTGATATTTTCTGCACCGTTTATCCCGCTCTTGATGGTGCTGATCGGCAAAGGGACCGAGACCCTTAACCGCCGCCAGTTTGCCCGGCTTTCCCGCATGGCAGGCCATCTGCTGGATCTGGTGCAGGGGCTGCCTGACCTGAAGATCTTTGGCGCTGCCAAACGGGAGGCAGAACTGGTGGCACAGGTTTCGGACCAGTACCGCACCGGCACCATGGCCGTGCTGCGGGTGGCCTTTCTGTCTGCCTTTACCCTGGAATTTTTCTCAACCGTGGGCACCGCAGTGGTGGCGGTGATCATCGGCTTCCGCCTGCTGGCCGGAAATCTGTCCCTGCTGGATGGCCTGTTTGTATTGCTGTTGGCACCGGAATACTACCTGCCCCTACGCAACCTGGGGCTGGCCTACCATAGCCGGATGAACGGCATGGCTGCGGCCGAGCGGATCATTCCGTTATTGGCGGAAAACAAAAAGGCATTTAACACAGAGACACAGAGACACAGAGAAAACAGAACAAAAGAGAAAAGCACAAATAAAGAGTTTCACTCTGTGCCTCCGTGCCTCCGTGTTTCAGATTCAGAAGGTTTTAATCCATTTGCACCTGAAATAATTTGCGATTCCGTAAGCTTCCGTTACGGCGGCCAGCGGGGTGGCGTACAGGATATAACTCTGACCATCCCGGCAGGCAGTATAGTCGCCCTGGCCGGCGCCAGCGGCAGTGGTAAATCAACCCTGGCCCGCCTGCTGCTGGGGTTGGCCCAACCGGAGTCCGGCCAGATCCTGGTAAACAGCGTTGACCTGGCACAACTGGATCAGGCTGCCTGGCGGTCGCAACTGGCCTGGGTGCCGCAGCAGCCGTTCTTCTTCAGCGCCACGATCCGGGAGAACCTGCTGCTGGGCAGGCCCGATGCCGATGATCAGGCGATCCAACAGGCCCTTGAGGCGGCTGCCCTGACCGGCGTGATCAGTGCACTGCCGGAGGGGCTGGCAACCCGGCTGGGTGATCGCGGGGCCGGACTGTCCGGCGGTGAACTGCGGCGACTGGCCCTGGCACGGGTCTTTCTGCGGGATGCCAGCCTGGTGATGCTGGACGAACCCACTGCCGGGCTGGACGCAGAGAACGAACAGCTGGTGCTGGCTGCCATGGAACAGCTGGCTGTTGGACGGACCATGCTGATCATCAGCCACCGCGAGGCCACCATCAGCCGCTGTCAGCAGGTTGTGGTGCTGGCCGCAGGCAGGCTGGAGCAGGTCACCACCTCCCGGGAGTATCTGGAGGTCGCCCCATGA
- a CDS encoding VF530 family protein — MTAAGQTAGQSRDPLHGVTLETILKELVSRIGWTAMGKAVEIRCFTHDPNIKSSLTFLRRTPWARAKVEELYLRQKAVSCEKH, encoded by the coding sequence GTGACGGCGGCTGGTCAAACAGCGGGACAATCCCGTGATCCCCTGCACGGTGTCACGCTTGAAACCATCCTGAAGGAGCTGGTGAGCCGGATCGGCTGGACTGCAATGGGCAAGGCGGTTGAGATCCGCTGTTTTACCCATGATCCGAACATCAAATCCAGCCTTACCTTTTTGCGCCGCACCCCCTGGGCCAGAGCCAAGGTCGAAGAGCTCTATCTTCGACAGAAAGCGGTATCCTGTGAAAAACACTGA
- a CDS encoding phage holin family protein: MSFLINWLLSGLAIVITAYLLPGVHLSGIKAALLTAIVLGLINAIIKPVLKLLTLPLTIMTLGLFSLVINALLIMLTAKLVPGFQVQGFLWALAFSLVLALVNWVLSIFKQDD; encoded by the coding sequence ATGAGCTTTCTGATCAACTGGCTGTTATCCGGTCTGGCCATTGTCATCACTGCCTACCTGTTACCAGGTGTGCATCTATCCGGTATCAAAGCGGCTCTACTGACGGCAATCGTCTTGGGGCTGATCAATGCGATTATCAAACCGGTCCTGAAACTTTTAACGCTGCCATTGACGATCATGACCCTGGGACTGTTCAGTCTGGTGATCAATGCCCTGCTGATTATGCTGACGGCCAAGCTGGTGCCCGGCTTTCAGGTACAGGGATTCCTCTGGGCCCTCGCCTTCAGCCTGGTGCTGGCACTGGTGAACTGGGTCTTAAGTATTTTCAAGCAAGATGATTGA
- a CDS encoding nucleotidyltransferase domain-containing protein has product MVQQTMIESFRERCHQDNRVVSALMFGSFATGEGDRFSDIEFAVFISDESFDEFEQRTWLNTVSPVAAYFQDDFGHHTALFSNGVRGEFHFMRASEQSVVAGWQGYGWFPTLDAGVVLDRAGELSKYARVLVGGPPKREGAELVEGLGLNLINLTLFGANLLNRGEYARAWALLGKAHESLLKLARLYEGKTDHWPTPSRGLETDLSGSAYHRYLTCTASAECVPLYRAYRESWAWSRELVDAVAKPHNIELPQSVMAQVDILLANVAADPGG; this is encoded by the coding sequence ATGGTACAGCAGACGATGATCGAGAGTTTCCGCGAGAGGTGTCATCAGGACAATCGTGTTGTTTCCGCGCTGATGTTCGGATCATTTGCGACTGGTGAAGGGGATCGATTTTCTGATATTGAATTCGCAGTATTTATCAGCGACGAGTCATTCGATGAGTTTGAACAGCGCACGTGGCTTAATACGGTCAGTCCAGTAGCGGCTTACTTCCAGGACGATTTCGGCCACCACACAGCACTTTTCTCAAACGGAGTACGTGGCGAGTTCCACTTTATGCGAGCCTCAGAGCAGTCAGTTGTTGCCGGCTGGCAGGGTTACGGGTGGTTTCCTACGCTTGACGCTGGTGTTGTGCTGGATCGAGCGGGCGAACTGTCCAAATATGCGCGGGTTCTGGTGGGAGGACCCCCCAAACGTGAAGGGGCTGAACTGGTGGAGGGGCTGGGCCTTAACCTTATAAACCTGACGCTGTTTGGTGCAAATCTTCTTAATAGAGGCGAATATGCTCGTGCATGGGCCTTGTTGGGTAAGGCTCACGAAAGCCTCCTAAAGCTAGCTCGACTTTACGAGGGGAAAACCGACCATTGGCCCACCCCTTCGCGGGGACTGGAGACCGATCTTTCCGGTAGTGCATATCATCGCTACCTGACTTGTACGGCCAGCGCTGAATGTGTTCCTTTGTACAGGGCCTATCGTGAGTCGTGGGCGTGGAGTAGAGAACTCGTGGATGCTGTTGCCAAACCACATAACATCGAACTCCCACAATCTGTCATGGCACAGGTGGACATTCTGCTTGCTAACGTAGCAGCAGATCCTGGTGGGTGA
- the cydC gene encoding thiol reductant ABC exporter subunit CydC, translated as MRELLRMLKPASQHWRWMAGGIGLGVAVIAANAALMAISGWFIASMAVAGVSQASFNYFFASASIRALAILRALGRYGERLVSHEAAFHILASLRVWLFKRLIPLAPAGLESYAGGDLAGRLRADVDSLENLYLRIIAPLFTGGFTILLAGLFVLVWSGSAALVLVGLLLLAGLLLPLLARHLATQPGKRSTELAGALRTTVTEGLQGAEELLLLGATDKQALTVEGLSGDLVQQQVRLGQISSLTLAGVTTCGALAMAGLALVCIPLVQSGQLAGPNLVMLLLFSAASFEAVGPLAHSLQLIPATSEAIRRIRELADAPIPLPEPLQPQLPESCRIVLDQVSCGYGEGKPVLEQFSLVINPGERVAVVGPSGSGKSTLVELLLRFRPYQGSISIGGCELRDIAPDQLSRLVAAVPQQPHLFNSTIRENILLGREITDEQLSAVLADSGLKQWIAGLPQGLDTPVGETGSAVSGGEARRIALARALVGKAPILLLDEPTEGLDGAIEQSVVQHLTERLQGTTVLVVTHRPACLALAQRVVRIGKTV; from the coding sequence ATGAGAGAACTGCTGCGGATGCTGAAACCTGCCTCACAACACTGGCGCTGGATGGCCGGCGGTATCGGGCTGGGGGTGGCAGTGATTGCTGCCAATGCCGCCCTGATGGCGATCTCCGGCTGGTTCATCGCCTCCATGGCCGTGGCCGGAGTCAGCCAGGCCTCCTTTAACTACTTCTTTGCCTCGGCCTCCATCCGTGCCCTGGCCATCCTGCGGGCCCTGGGGCGCTACGGCGAACGGCTGGTGAGCCATGAGGCAGCCTTCCATATCCTGGCCTCCTTGAGGGTCTGGCTGTTTAAGCGCCTGATCCCACTGGCACCGGCCGGGCTCGAAAGCTACGCTGGCGGCGACCTGGCCGGTCGGCTACGGGCCGATGTGGATAGTCTGGAAAATCTCTACCTGCGGATCATTGCACCACTTTTTACCGGTGGTTTTACCATTCTGCTGGCAGGGCTGTTTGTGCTTGTCTGGAGCGGATCAGCGGCCCTGGTGCTGGTGGGGTTGCTACTGCTGGCCGGACTACTGCTGCCGTTGCTGGCACGTCACCTGGCTACGCAGCCGGGCAAACGCTCAACAGAGCTGGCCGGAGCACTGCGCACCACAGTAACCGAAGGGCTACAGGGCGCAGAAGAACTGTTGCTACTGGGGGCAACTGATAAACAGGCTCTGACGGTTGAGGGATTGTCCGGCGATCTGGTACAGCAGCAGGTCCGGCTGGGGCAGATCAGCAGCCTGACCCTGGCCGGTGTCACCACCTGCGGCGCCCTAGCCATGGCCGGTCTGGCCCTGGTCTGCATCCCGCTGGTACAGTCCGGTCAACTGGCAGGCCCCAATCTAGTGATGTTGCTGCTGTTCAGCGCAGCTTCCTTTGAGGCGGTCGGCCCCCTGGCTCACTCGCTGCAGTTGATCCCTGCCACCAGTGAAGCGATCCGCCGGATTCGAGAACTGGCTGATGCACCGATACCGCTGCCAGAACCGCTGCAGCCGCAGCTACCGGAGTCATGCAGGATCGTGCTGGATCAGGTCAGCTGTGGCTATGGTGAAGGCAAGCCAGTGCTGGAGCAGTTCTCGCTGGTCATTAATCCCGGTGAGCGGGTGGCGGTGGTGGGCCCCAGCGGTAGCGGCAAGTCCACCCTGGTTGAGCTATTACTCCGTTTCCGCCCCTACCAGGGCAGCATCAGTATTGGTGGTTGTGAACTGCGGGATATAGCACCAGATCAGCTTTCCCGACTGGTTGCCGCAGTACCGCAACAACCGCACCTGTTTAACAGCACAATCCGGGAAAACATCCTGCTGGGGCGGGAAATTACTGATGAACAGCTAAGTGCTGTTCTGGCTGACAGTGGCCTTAAGCAGTGGATTGCAGGCTTGCCGCAGGGGCTGGACACCCCGGTGGGTGAGACCGGCAGCGCAGTGTCTGGTGGCGAGGCACGACGGATCGCCCTGGCCCGAGCCCTGGTCGGTAAGGCACCGATTCTGCTGTTGGATGAGCCGACCGAAGGGCTGGATGGCGCTATTGAGCAGTCTGTGGTACAACATCTGACAGAACGCTTGCAGGGAACGACTGTGCTGGTGGTGACCCATCGACCAGCCTGTCTGGCACTGGCCCAGCGGGTAGTACGGATCGGGAAAACTGTTTAA
- a CDS encoding integron integrase encodes MVCYTSTAYFLQLLYRNFTGNDGGLMLLIPKAVYAQYMNHLKRNGIAADQHQTYVKWLRYFLDFCSKHLIVHDKMERLRLFTEKLREKKQGDEQCRQATHAVILYFKMRPHEPLAQESRPVADEPSSVILEPVSLLPSPTPQRPSQFRLAGYQEASDSPAWDTVLATMANEIKVRHYSRKTLITYAKWSRHFQRFLKNKPPQELTAEDVKAYLTFLAVQCKVAASTQNQAFNSLLFFFRHGLKREFGELRDVPRAKKSLYVPVVLSRPEIDAILAQLSYPFDLVVKLLFGCGLRQFECLQLRVRDFNFDAGILTIHGKGKKDRTVPIPEAIRPELQAQIKAVGELHDRDLAAGYDGVFLDDAVEKKYPKAPKEFVHQWFFPQKNLTTVQENGQRRRWHLHESELQEALYPAVRKAKIPKRVTSHTFRHSFATHLLQAGYDIRVIQTLLGHSSLKTTMIYTHCVPVRTVKEPKSPLDL; translated from the coding sequence TTGGTATGCTATACATCCACTGCTTACTTTCTTCAATTATTATATCGTAATTTTACTGGCAACGACGGGGGTCTTATGCTTCTCATTCCGAAAGCAGTGTATGCCCAATATATGAACCATTTGAAGAGGAATGGCATTGCTGCTGATCAGCATCAAACCTATGTAAAATGGTTGCGTTACTTTCTCGACTTCTGCTCCAAGCATTTAATTGTACATGATAAAATGGAGCGGTTGCGTCTATTTACTGAAAAACTTCGTGAAAAGAAGCAGGGTGACGAGCAATGTCGACAGGCTACCCATGCCGTAATCCTTTACTTTAAGATGCGACCTCATGAACCCCTGGCACAGGAAAGCAGACCTGTTGCGGATGAACCCTCTTCAGTGATCTTGGAACCTGTTTCGTTATTGCCATCACCTACCCCGCAGCGACCATCCCAATTCCGCCTGGCCGGTTATCAGGAAGCATCCGATTCACCTGCATGGGACACGGTTCTGGCAACCATGGCCAATGAAATCAAGGTGCGGCATTATTCCCGCAAGACGTTGATCACCTATGCCAAATGGTCACGGCATTTTCAGCGTTTTTTGAAGAACAAACCCCCACAGGAACTTACAGCCGAGGATGTGAAGGCGTACCTGACCTTCCTGGCGGTGCAGTGCAAGGTGGCCGCTTCTACCCAAAACCAGGCATTCAACTCGCTGTTGTTCTTCTTTAGACATGGCCTGAAGCGGGAGTTTGGCGAACTGCGCGATGTGCCCCGTGCCAAGAAGTCGCTGTATGTTCCAGTGGTGCTGTCTCGGCCTGAGATAGACGCTATTCTTGCCCAGCTTTCCTATCCCTTTGATCTGGTGGTGAAATTGCTGTTTGGTTGCGGTTTACGGCAGTTTGAATGTCTGCAACTGCGGGTGCGTGATTTTAATTTTGATGCAGGGATTCTTACCATACATGGCAAGGGGAAGAAGGATCGTACGGTACCGATTCCAGAGGCGATACGGCCGGAGTTACAGGCACAGATCAAGGCGGTAGGTGAACTGCACGATCGGGACCTGGCCGCAGGGTATGACGGGGTGTTTCTGGATGATGCCGTGGAAAAGAAATATCCGAAAGCGCCTAAAGAGTTTGTCCATCAGTGGTTTTTTCCGCAGAAAAACCTGACCACGGTTCAGGAAAACGGGCAGCGGAGGCGCTGGCACCTGCATGAATCAGAGCTGCAGGAAGCGTTGTATCCGGCAGTGCGTAAGGCTAAAATTCCAAAGCGGGTTACGTCACACACCTTCCGGCATTCTTTTGCCACTCATTTATTACAGGCAGGGTATGATATCCGCGTTATTCAGACTCTGTTGGGGCATTCAAGTTTAAAAACTACCATGATTTACACCCACTGCGTACCGGTACGGACGGTAAAGGAACCAAAAAGTCCGCTGGATTTGTGA